In a genomic window of Cuculus canorus isolate bCucCan1 chromosome 4, bCucCan1.pri, whole genome shotgun sequence:
- the LOC104066624 gene encoding histone PARylation factor 1 produces MAGGGKRRPRAAAGPGAEQQCEKNGDVKKRRSDQADIPDNLLQEAEACYRLRLPEDFYQFWKFCEELDPEKPSDALVSSVGLRLVGPYDILAGKHKKAKSTDLDFSLHWRFFYDPPEFQTILVGDSKMQYHMGYFRDVPDELPVWVGANEAKKGCVISQVGDNVFAAVKLFLLKKIKEVTDKKKNAILKDIDEKLTRTAKELGYSLEQKTMKMKQRDKKVVTKAFHGAGLVVPVDKNDVGYRELPETNANLKKICKAIVDAPTDEERLKAFAPIQEMLTFVQFANDECDYGMGYELGMDLFCYGSHYFHKMVGQLLPLAYTLLKRNLFADIIRAHLASRHEDPVDQLAP; encoded by the exons ATGGCGGGTGGTGGGAAGCGTAGGCCGCGCGCGGCGGCGGGCCCGGGCGCGGAGCAGCAG tgtgaaaaaaatggagatgtCAAGAAGAGAAGGTCAGATCAGGCAGACATCCCAGATAATCTTCTTCAAGAAGCAGAAGCGTGCTATCGGCTTAGACTGCCTGAAGACTTCTATCAGTTTTGGAAGTTTTGTGAGGAACTAGATCCTGAGAAACCAAGTG ATGCACTTGTGTCAAGTGTTGGACTTAGGCTGGTTGGACCATATGATATTCttgctggaaaacacaaaaaagcaaaatcaacagATCTGGACTTCAGTCTGCATTGGAGATTCTTCTATGATCCCCCAGAATTCCAGACAATACTTGTTGGGGATAGCAAAATGCAGTATCACATGGGATACTTCAG GGACGTGCCAGATGAGCTTCCAGTGTGGGTTGGCGcaaatgaagcaaagaaggGCTGTGTGATTTCACAAGTTGGTGATAATGTCTTTGCCGCAGTCAA attatttttgttgaaaaaaattaaagaagtgactgataaaaagaaaaatgctattttgaaaGACATAGATGAAAAACTaacaagaacagcaaaagaACTGGGTTATTCTCTGGAACAAAAAACCATGAAGATGAAACAGAGAGATAAGAAA GTGGTGACCAAAGCATTTCATGGAGCAGGCCTAGTTGTTCCTGTAGACAAAAATGATGTTGGATACAGAGAACTTCCTGAAACAAATG ctaatcttaaaaaaatttgTAAGGCCATTGTTGATGCTCCTACTGATGAAGAGAGACTGAAGGCCTTTGCACCTATTCAAGAAATGCTGACCTTTGTTCAGTTTGCTAATGATGAATGTGACTATGGAATGGGGTATGAACTGGGTATGGACCTGTTTTGCTATGGATCACAT TACTTCCACAAGATGgtggggcagctgctgcctttggcGTACACGCTTCTGAAGAGGAACCTCTTCGCCGACATCATCCGTGCGCACCTCGCCAGCCGCCACGAGGACCCTGTGGACCAGCTTGCGCCCTGA